The Clostridia bacterium genome includes the window ATCAAGCTTGGTAGGCCTTGTCTTTTTCGCCCTGGTGCTTATATTCACAGGCACATTTACCACCAAGCAGCTTAGGAACACCTTTGCTATTAAATAATCCAGGTACTTCTAAAATGTATGCCGCCTCTAATCTATACTTTGATATCACTCTGTTATATAATGCAAAATACCCCATGAATACCAGACTCAGTGCAGGAACGAATACAACTGCATCAATCAGCCCATGTATGCTGATACCTGCAGTACATGCGATAAAGCCTTGTATTATATATATTTCTTCCTTCGATACTTTTTCTTTTAGAAGCCCATAGCCTTCCCACACCTTGTTTCCAATTAAATTTATGAAGGCGCAAAGTCCTACAATTCCCATCTCAGCTGCTACCTGAAGATAGATGTTGTGACTATGCAGTATATATCTGTACAGCTTATCAGAGCCGCTGGAAAGATAATACCAGGTAGTACCTATTCCATTTCCAAAAATAGGACTGTTAAGAAACATATTCAATGCTGCTTTCCATATCTCAAGCCTGTAAAGACTGCTGCTGTCATGGTAAACCGAACCCAATTCAGCACGATTGTTAAGACCTGTGGAGTTCAAGACGAAAAACGCTGCAACCATTACTGACAGATATAAGGCCAATCCTCTTTTCCGTTCCTTAAGCAGACACAGTACCAGCATTGCTGCACCAAATGCAGCAAAACCGCCTCTTGAATAGGTCACCAGCAAGCATATGGATGATAGAACTATATTTGATGTGAGCAGTATATCCTCCCTCAAGCTTCGAATCCGCGCCAGTGCGAAGGATAGGTTTATTGCCAGATAACCGGCGAATATATTGGGATTAAGAAGAGTTGAATATACCCTGTCCAAGGAGCCGAAGGATTTTTCATCTACCCAGCTCTTTTCAATATTCATATTCCCGCTGACAAACTGATATATTCCAAATATGCAAGCTAATAAACAAGCAATGTTCAGCAGCTTATAATATTTCTGCAACTCTATTTTCTTCAGTTCAACCATTAGCACTAAGTAAAGCCCAATATTCAAGCACAGAATAAATACAGCACCTAAACTCATATATATATCCTTGGAATATATGAGTGACAGTAGAATGCTGAAAAGCATAATAAGGGCAGCTTTATCTGCAGAGAGCGACCCAAGTATCTGCCTCGACTTTCTGGCTTGAATGGCTGTTATAAACACTACAACAACTCCAAAATATGCTCCTACCGGACACAACACCGAGAGCAGCACTACTATGATTAAACTCCATTTTAAGGCTTTAGTATACATTAGGATGCACCTCAATCTACAATTTCAACTCTTCTATTATAATGCCTTGAAGTTATGTTTACAATGAAAAAAACACTACCAATTAGTAGTGTTTTAGCTTCTTTTCAGCATAATATTTCCGAGTATGTCTGCAGTTATATCAACTTTGTCCGCAAAATTGCTCAAATGCCTGTAAACCTCTCTCATTTTCAGCACATACCTTATATCTTCATTTTCAAATAGTCTTGCTAACGCATATCTGTAAAGCTTCTCCATTTCGTTTTCGTATTTTTTGGCTTTTATTATATTATCCTGGCATTTGTTCTTTGGATTGTCCATTACCCTTACAGTATTGAATATACACAATACAGCATCTCTGATAATATATACCATATCTTTCAAATCCCTGTTTGTACTCAGCTCGAATATCTCAATCTCATCCACGGTGGACTTTGAATAGTCGAGCAGATCATCAATAGCCTTTGACAAAGAGAAAATGTCTTCTCTTTCAAAAGGAGTAATGAAAGCCGCTTCCAGCATACCTATGAGCTCTCTCCTGATATTATCAGCTTCCCTCTCAAGATGTGTAATTTTCAATTGAACGCTCTTACTCGGATTTTCAATATACTCACAAAGCTCATCAATTGCTTCTACCGCCATATCGCATTGCGTAGTAAGCATTTTATAAAACCCTTCCTGCGATTTTTCACTTAACAGACTTCTAAAAAGGCTCATACCCCTCATCCTTTCAAAGCAAATAAAGTATATTCAAGACTGCGGTAAAACAGGAAGTTTCTCCAGCTTTGTATAATACGGAAGGCCTCCATTAGTCTGAAGCTCCACCGTTCCTTGAATCAATGGCAGCACATAGTCGGCAAATTCTTTCTTTACAAAATTTCCTTCCGCATTAATGAAGGAGGAAGGCACCTTTCGCTCTGCATTAGCAACCCTATGCAGTTCCACAAGTCCCGTACCGCACTTGTAGTCACTTCCTAAGCCTTCAACCACATAGGTTACCATATAACCCGATTTCCCAGTGGAAAACGCATTGATAGCTGCCCTTCCAGCCATCTCAGCCTCCTTGAGATCTGTAAGGGAAGCACAGTGTATCGCTGCCTGTTGGGCTATATCCGGCTTTATTACCCTCGCCCGAAGCTTCAACCTGTTCTCAACCAAACCTTTCAGGTACTCTCCCACACCGCCCAGCTCGGGATGGCCAAATGCATCTGTTGCCACACCATTCTGGTTCACATTCACATACTCACCATTTCTGTCCATGAGTCCTTCACCTGTTACAATAAATGCCCCACCGATTCTTTCTACTGTCCTTTTTACATCATCAAGGAATTTCTCAGTATCAAAAGGCACTTCCGGCAGATAAATCAGATGTGGTGCATCCGACCGGCTTCTCTTGGCAAGTATGCTGGCAGCTGGCAGCCATCCTGTATTCCGCCCTACCGTTGTCAAAATTGATACTGTCTCAGAGGTATACATGCTTCTGTTATGGAGTCCCGCTTCCATAACCGTTGTTATCACATATTTTGCATTGCTTCCATATCCCGGGCAGTGATGTGTCTCTACCAGGTCATTATCTATAGTTTTGGGTACTCCCATAACCTTCAGCTCATAGTTAAATTTTTTTGCCAGCTCGCATACCTTATCTGCGGTATCCATTGAGTCATTGCCGCCCATATAAACAAGATACCTTATATTATATTTTTCAAAAATGCTGAATAATTTCTTGTTGGTATCATCTTCAGGCTCAGTATTCTTTATCATAAACCGACAGCCGCCTAATGCAGCTCCCGGGGTCAATCTGATTCCCTCAAGCGTTTCCCTGCTTTGCGCCGACAGATTGATAAAATCTTCTTTTAAAGCACCTTCCATGCCATGAAGCATTCCAATAACGGTATCTATTTTGCCATAATTTCTGGCTTCATCAATTACACCGTATAAGCTTGAGTTTATTACGGAAGTAGGGCCGCCCGACTGTCCGATCAGTAAATTGCCTTTTCCCAATTTATTTTCCTCCTGTCAATTAAATATAATTTTCATTATAAATGCTAAAAGTGCAGATATTGCAGCAGCAGAGGGTAACGTTGTCAACCATGCTGTTGCAATGCTTTTTACAGTGTTCCAGTTCACCTTCTTATAGCGGTCTCCGGCACCTACCCCCATTACAGATGAAATTACTATTTGAGTGGTGCTAACCGGCGACCCAAATATTGAAGCCGCAGCAATAACGCTGGATGCGGCAATTTGAGAGCTAAAAGAGTGAATGGGCTTTAGCTTGTATATTTTGTCTCCGACTGTTTTTATAATTTTCCAGCCCCCGATGGAAAGCCCTGCAGTGATAGCTGCTGCACATCCCAGCTTCACCCAAAGCGGTATATGGAATTCTGAACCTCCATTTAAAACAAGCAGTACAAGAGCAATTAGCCCCATTGATTTCTGAGAATCGCTGCTTCCATGACTGACACCCAAAAAAAACATACTGTAATGCTGCACCTTTTTCAAATGATCGTTGACATCCGTAGTACTGTTCTTTAGAAGCAGAATCGCCAGCTTAATAAAGAAATATCCTATTGAAAAACCTATAATTGGGGAAGTGAACATTACAATGACAACCCGGAACAATATATTAGTCCAGTTTATCGAATGCCATCCGAACAGAAATATGCCCGATCCCAGTATTCCACCTATTAAAGCATGGGATGAGCTTGATGGTATTCCGTACTTCCATGTAACCAAATTCCATATGATTCCTCCCAACAGGGTAGAAAGCACAAATATGATACCTATCACAGGCTCTTCGGCCAAAACATTGCTAGGGTATACGACACCCCTGCCTATGGTTTCTGCAACAGCAGTTCCTAATATAAGCGCCCCGATGAATTCCGCCGCACATGCTATGAGCATTGCTTGCTTAGGTAGGATTGACCGTGACGAAATACTGGATGCCAACACGTTGCATCCATCATGAAACCCATTGATAAATGCAAATATAAAACCTACAGCTACCGTAACTACTGCTATTATGGTCACCATATAACGGTACCCCCTGATATCCTCAAAATCCTATAGCTCTCCTCTAATAATCCGCTCTATGATTTCAGCTATGCCATCCTCGTCATTGGATTTTGCAATTAAATC containing:
- a CDS encoding O-antigen ligase family protein yields the protein MYTKALKWSLIIVVLLSVLCPVGAYFGVVVVFITAIQARKSRQILGSLSADKAALIMLFSILLSLIYSKDIYMSLGAVFILCLNIGLYLVLMVELKKIELQKYYKLLNIACLLACIFGIYQFVSGNMNIEKSWVDEKSFGSLDRVYSTLLNPNIFAGYLAINLSFALARIRSLREDILLTSNIVLSSICLLVTYSRGGFAAFGAAMLVLCLLKERKRGLALYLSVMVAAFFVLNSTGLNNRAELGSVYHDSSSLYRLEIWKAALNMFLNSPIFGNGIGTTWYYLSSGSDKLYRYILHSHNIYLQVAAEMGIVGLCAFINLIGNKVWEGYGLLKEKVSKEEIYIIQGFIACTAGISIHGLIDAVVFVPALSLVFMGYFALYNRVISKYRLEAAYILEVPGLFNSKGVPKLLGGKCACEYKHQGEKDKAYQA
- a CDS encoding DUF47 family protein, translating into MSLFRSLLSEKSQEGFYKMLTTQCDMAVEAIDELCEYIENPSKSVQLKITHLEREADNIRRELIGMLEAAFITPFEREDIFSLSKAIDDLLDYSKSTVDEIEIFELSTNRDLKDMVYIIRDAVLCIFNTVRVMDNPKNKCQDNIIKAKKYENEMEKLYRYALARLFENEDIRYVLKMREVYRHLSNFADKVDITADILGNIMLKRS
- a CDS encoding 6-phosphofructokinase, whose amino-acid sequence is MGKGNLLIGQSGGPTSVINSSLYGVIDEARNYGKIDTVIGMLHGMEGALKEDFINLSAQSRETLEGIRLTPGAALGGCRFMIKNTEPEDDTNKKLFSIFEKYNIRYLVYMGGNDSMDTADKVCELAKKFNYELKVMGVPKTIDNDLVETHHCPGYGSNAKYVITTVMEAGLHNRSMYTSETVSILTTVGRNTGWLPAASILAKRSRSDAPHLIYLPEVPFDTEKFLDDVKRTVERIGGAFIVTGEGLMDRNGEYVNVNQNGVATDAFGHPELGGVGEYLKGLVENRLKLRARVIKPDIAQQAAIHCASLTDLKEAEMAGRAAINAFSTGKSGYMVTYVVEGLGSDYKCGTGLVELHRVANAERKVPSSFINAEGNFVKKEFADYVLPLIQGTVELQTNGGLPYYTKLEKLPVLPQS
- a CDS encoding anion permease, which codes for MVTIIAVVTVAVGFIFAFINGFHDGCNVLASSISSRSILPKQAMLIACAAEFIGALILGTAVAETIGRGVVYPSNVLAEEPVIGIIFVLSTLLGGIIWNLVTWKYGIPSSSSHALIGGILGSGIFLFGWHSINWTNILFRVVIVMFTSPIIGFSIGYFFIKLAILLLKNSTTDVNDHLKKVQHYSMFFLGVSHGSSDSQKSMGLIALVLLVLNGGSEFHIPLWVKLGCAAAITAGLSIGGWKIIKTVGDKIYKLKPIHSFSSQIAASSVIAAASIFGSPVSTTQIVISSVMGVGAGDRYKKVNWNTVKSIATAWLTTLPSAAAISALLAFIMKIIFN